A segment of the Dethiosulfovibrio peptidovorans genome:
AGGGGCTCTTATCGCTGTCTCTTTTGCATCAATTGCTGCTGCGCAAGAGAAGGTCGGTGTCATTGAGCCTCAGAAGATTTTGTTCCAGCACCCCAAGTTTGATCAGGTAACCAAACGGGTTAAAGCTGTTTTAGAATCCAAGCAGGGCGAGGCGAAGTCGGCAATCGAGAAAGCATCTGACAACAAGAAAAAGGCCGAGATCTACGCCACTAAAAAGCAGGAAGCCGCCATGGAGGAGCAGAAACTTATGGCTCCCCTCTTCAAAGAGATTAACTTGGCGATTCGAACCGTAGCCAAGGCCAAGAAGGTCACGGTTGTTCTTGACAAGGCTCAGGTTTTCTACGGCGGTATTGATTTAACCGATGATGTAATCCAACAGCTCAAGAAAATGAACGTCTCTAAGTGAGTGTCGGGACGTCTGACCCGAGGCCCCGCCGTGAGGCGGGGCCTTTTCGGCCTTTGCTTGTGACAGATCTTGATGGAACGGCCGTCGATAAAAGGAACCAGATAGCCCGAGGGACTATTCAAGCTCTGGAAGTCCTGCGCCGAACTGGCTGGGATGTGACAGTTGCCACAGGGCGGATGCTCCACTCAGCTCGTCAACATATGATCTCTGTGGGCTCCGACCTTCCTGCTATCGTTTACGATGGTGGCCGAATTATGAAGGCCTCTGGCGTTTCCCTGTGGGAGGTGCCTATGAGTGCTTCTGTGGCTCAGGAGGCTTTACGGCTGGCGTGGGAGTCTGGAATGGAGGTCCAGCTCATGGCCGATGAGCTGATCATCTGTCGTCCGGAGGATTGGCGTACCATGGCATTTCTCGACCAAGTCGGAGCGCCCTATGTGTCAGAGCTCATCGGGCCGGTGTTGCCATCTCGTCGCTTATTTCGTGTGATGCTCTACGATCCCGATCCTTCTCGAGCCGTTGTCGTTGGAGCAGAACTTCGGTCTGTTTTGGGTGATCGAGTCGAGATTGTCGCTGCAGGAGACGGGTTTTTGGATGTCTTGCCTTCTGGAGTGAGTAAGGGAGCCGCTCTGGATCGGTGGCTTGATCAAATGGGGCGATGTTATCGTCCGGTCGTGGCTGTGGGGGATAACGAGAACGATCTTGAATTGCTCCTGAGGGTTGACTTGGCTGTTGCGGTTTCTACGGCTCCTCAAGAAGTTTTGGACGTTGCCTCCTGGGTGATTCCGCCTCCAGACGATGGAGGTCCTGAAGAATTGGTGAGCCGTCTGATTCAGGCAGATCTATGTGATATAGTTGCAGATTGGTGAACGTGAGGAGGAGTATGTGATGGCTTGTGTGTCTGCGTGGCATGTGGAGGATATGGTCATCCCCGAGGGATGTAATATCATTTTGGGGCAGAGCCATTTTATAAAAACTATTGAGGATTTATATGAGGCTTTGGTGACATCATCCCCGTCTCTTCAGTTCGGTATTGCCTTTTGTGAGGCGTCGGGTGAGTGTCGTATCCGTCGAGACGGCAACGCTGATGACCTTGTTGCCTTGGCTGTTGAGAACGCGCAAAAGGTAGCCTCGGGACACACCTTTGTGATCGTCATGAGAAACGGCTTTCCCATCAACGTCTTGGATAGGGTCAAGGGGTGTCATGAAGTCTGTCGTATTTTCGCAGCCACGGCCAATCCTCTGCAGGTTTTGATAGCTGAGACCGAGCAGGGACGAGGCGTTGTAGGGGTCATTGACGGGGTTCCTCCTAAGGGTGTTGAGACAGAGGACGACGTTGTGGCTCGGAAGGCCCTGCTTCGAGATGTGATTGGGTACAAGCGGTGATGCTCCGAATTGTCTCCCCCGTGATTCTTTGGGTTCTCCTGTCGGTTGGGGCTGCTTGGGGAGATTCGCTGCCGAGATCCGTTCAGGAGGGGTGGACCTGGCCTGTGGCGGTGATTCCCTCTTCTCAGGGGTGGGACGTTGAACCCGGCCTCTCGGTGGCTCCTGCTGTTGAATTTGCCAGGGGGCAGGTGAACGACTCGGTTATGGGGATTCGGGAACATGACGTGTTTTTCCGCTTGGAGCCGCCGGTAACCGACGCTGCGAAGCGCTTAAGGGACTGGCGAAACGACGGTTTTCTGGCGGTAATATCCTTCGCTGAGCCCGAGACGAATCGGCAGCTTGTTAAGGCATGGAGCCCTGGCGATCCAGTGCTTCTCCTCGCTGACGATGCTGAGACATCTCTCAGGGACGATGCCGAGATTCCCAAGGCGGGCGTGTTCGCCCTTCAGCTTCATAAATCCTACCTCTCTCGGGCTGTTACCGAGGCCTATGGGGTGCTTTTGCCGTCGGACAGCGAGGTGGCCTTACTGTCGGATGTCTTGGCCGCATCCTTATCTCAAGCCGCACGTGCAACGGCATCGGGCCTGCGCGACAGGCGATTGAGCGCTCAGGTGTTCTGGGTCGCTGGCGGTGGGGTCGACTCGTACAAGATGATGGCTCAGGAAATGATGGGGTACGGGGCGGAGGCCATCGTCCTTTGGATGGATCAGGTGGCCGTTCGCGAGCTGTACCATCAAATCCGGGCCGTCAGCCCGTCGGTTGTCATATGGGCTGCAGGACCCGATCCTCAAGGGATTGTGGGACTTGATGGCATCATGACGGCGGATCAGGATCGGGCGTTGGAGATGGATACGACCACTAAGGCGCTCAAGATGGATATCTGGGATGCTACCCGAATTCACGTTCAGGATCGTCCTATAGCAGCCAAGGCATACGCTTGTTGTCGGTGGGTGTTCAAGGCTTTCGAGCTCGTCGGAGAGGCGACGCCCGACTCGGTGGCTTGGGCCATGGCTCGATCTACTCAGATCCCTTTGGGGGCTGAGATCATCAACGCCAGTTCGGTAACTCATCGTCCCGCATCTCGGGTTGTGACAGTGGTTCGTGCCAAGGATGGTCGATGGGAGGCTGGCGAGATACTGTCTCTTGCCGAGTCCGGCCCTGGTTATTATTACGATGCAATAATGGTGCCGTGAGATACGGGCCGAGGACTCCTCGGCCTTTTTTTATAGACGGTCGTTATGGCCGGACCGCGTAGAGGGAGTCTTGCCGTGACAAAAAAAAACGATCTTCGATACGTCTGTTCCGAATGTCAATACGTCAGTCTGTCGCCTTTGGGTCGGTGCCCCAGGTGCAACCAATGGGGGACGGTGGAGCCTGAGGTTCAGATCATGGATTCATCTCGGAGCAGCGGAATTTCTGGGCCCTCAATAATGGTCCCTCAGGCCGTGCTTGATCTTCAGGCTCCTGAGCGCCTCTCCTCGGGGATAGACGAGTTGGATCGGGTTTTGGGCGGTGGTTGGGTCCAGGGTGGGGTGGTTCTTCTGGGCGGCCAGCCGGGCATCGGAAAATCCACCCTCCTCTTGCAGGCATGTGGTGCCCTGGCCCGGAGAGGAATATCGGTTCTCTATATCTCCGGGGAAGAATCTGCCTCACAGATCGCTCTTCGGGCCGCCCGCCTTGATTCCGACGCCCACGGTCTGGAGCTTCTGTGTCACAACGACGTGGATGGGGCTTTGAAGGTCGTAAAGGGGCATGGGTTGGTTGTGGTCGACAGTGTCCAGGCTATGAAGACGGGTGATGAGGGCGGCTGGCCCGGGACGCCATCTCAGGTTCGATCGGTTGCTCAAAGATGTATCGACCAA
Coding sequences within it:
- a CDS encoding HlpA protein, producing the protein MGIMKSVRLVVLGALIAVSFASIAAAQEKVGVIEPQKILFQHPKFDQVTKRVKAVLESKQGEAKSAIEKASDNKKKAEIYATKKQEAAMEEQKLMAPLFKEINLAIRTVAKAKKVTVVLDKAQVFYGGIDLTDDVIQQLKKMNVSK
- a CDS encoding adenosine monophosphate-protein transferase encodes the protein MACVSAWHVEDMVIPEGCNIILGQSHFIKTIEDLYEALVTSSPSLQFGIAFCEASGECRIRRDGNADDLVALAVENAQKVASGHTFVIVMRNGFPINVLDRVKGCHEVCRIFAATANPLQVLIAETEQGRGVVGVIDGVPPKGVETEDDVVARKALLRDVIGYKR